Proteins found in one Gemmatimonadaceae bacterium genomic segment:
- a CDS encoding metal-sensitive transcriptional regulator, producing MKKAVAVSSDAKERNRKRLRRIEGQVRGLQKMVEEDRYCADIMTQISSVHEALRSVGRELMRNHLKHCATSAIRSGDARAEIMYDELVEMMYTHSR from the coding sequence ATGAAGAAGGCTGTCGCCGTGTCGAGCGATGCCAAGGAGCGCAATCGCAAGCGCCTGCGTCGTATCGAAGGGCAGGTACGTGGACTGCAGAAGATGGTGGAGGAAGACCGCTACTGCGCGGACATCATGACGCAGATCTCGTCGGTGCACGAAGCGCTACGCAGCGTGGGTCGGGAACTCATGCGCAATCATCTCAAGCACTGCGCCACCTCAGCCATCCGATCCGGTGATGCGAGGGCGGAAATCATGTACGATGAGCTGGTGGAGATGATGTACACGCACAGCCGGTAG
- a CDS encoding copper-translocating P-type ATPase, whose protein sequence is MTCAACQSRVQRTLQKQPGVADATVNLMMQNATVTFDPQSISPTKLVEAIRDSGYGAELASPDQTAFEEQDARDRSTDDEFRALRLKAIVSAIVGLLVMVLSMPLMSNRAMDMSGAAAVVDPFMRWVMEVMDPALRRVAPWLYALPAQGISWALLVITVVVMAWAGRHFYTHAWAAFRHHAADMNTLVAVGTGAAFVYSVVATVAPQFFLTRGIAPDVYYEAVVIIIALILTGNMFEARAKKRTSAALRLLVNLRPKTARVLRDGLEVDVPVEQVMRGDVLTVRPGERIAVDGEIVSGESAVDESMLTGESLPVAKRAGDHVIGATINRTGAFRYRATTLGSDSVLAQIVKLMRDAQGSRAPIQRLADRISGIFVPVVMSLAVVTFVVWFLAASNAPGVRAFAAAVAVLIIACPCAMGLAVPTAVMVSTGKGAELGVLFKGGEVLQRAGDITTVVLDKTGTVTEGRPTVTDVVAAPGGAFDSQAHTPDDLLAITASLETLSEHPLADAIVREARTRGLAVQAPQSFESHTGRGAIGVVDGFAVTVGNESLLADYAVDVTPLRAVANQLASDGKTPMFIAVDGALAGVIAVADPIKASSRAAIGRLHVMGLEVVMLTGDHQRTANAIAKEAQIDRVVAGVLPEGKVAEIKRLQAEGKVVAMVGDGINDAPALAQADVGMAIGTGTDVAVEAGDVVLMRGDLHSAAQAIELSRRTMRTMQQNLFWAFLYNVIGIPIAAGALYPAFGLLLSPILASAAMAFSSVSVVTNSLRLRGARIA, encoded by the coding sequence ATGACGTGCGCGGCGTGCCAGTCGCGCGTTCAGCGTACGCTGCAGAAGCAACCGGGCGTCGCCGACGCGACGGTGAACCTGATGATGCAGAACGCCACCGTCACGTTCGACCCGCAATCCATCTCACCCACGAAGCTCGTTGAGGCGATTCGTGACTCGGGATACGGCGCGGAACTCGCGTCGCCCGACCAGACCGCGTTTGAGGAACAGGACGCGCGCGATCGCTCAACCGATGACGAATTCCGCGCGTTGCGCCTGAAGGCCATCGTCAGCGCCATCGTTGGCCTGCTGGTGATGGTGCTTTCCATGCCGCTCATGAGCAACCGGGCGATGGACATGTCCGGCGCCGCCGCCGTGGTCGATCCGTTCATGCGCTGGGTCATGGAAGTCATGGACCCCGCGCTGCGCCGCGTCGCGCCGTGGTTGTATGCGCTGCCGGCGCAGGGGATCTCGTGGGCACTGCTGGTGATCACCGTGGTGGTGATGGCCTGGGCCGGGCGTCACTTCTACACGCATGCGTGGGCGGCCTTTCGCCATCACGCCGCCGACATGAACACCTTGGTGGCGGTGGGCACCGGTGCCGCCTTCGTGTACTCCGTTGTGGCCACCGTGGCACCGCAGTTCTTCCTGACGCGTGGCATAGCGCCGGATGTGTACTACGAAGCGGTGGTCATCATCATCGCGCTCATCCTCACCGGCAACATGTTCGAGGCGCGCGCCAAGAAGCGCACGTCGGCGGCCCTCCGTCTGCTGGTGAATCTGCGCCCCAAGACGGCGCGTGTGCTGCGCGACGGACTCGAGGTGGACGTGCCGGTGGAACAGGTGATGCGCGGCGATGTGCTGACCGTGCGTCCCGGTGAACGCATTGCAGTGGACGGCGAGATTGTCTCGGGTGAGAGCGCCGTGGATGAAAGCATGCTCACCGGCGAATCGCTGCCGGTGGCCAAGCGTGCGGGTGATCACGTCATTGGCGCCACCATCAATCGCACCGGCGCCTTTCGCTATCGCGCCACCACCCTGGGCTCGGACAGCGTGCTGGCGCAGATTGTGAAGTTGATGCGCGACGCGCAGGGATCGCGAGCTCCCATTCAGCGACTGGCCGACCGGATTTCGGGGATCTTCGTGCCGGTCGTGATGTCATTGGCGGTGGTCACGTTCGTGGTGTGGTTTCTGGCGGCAAGCAATGCCCCTGGGGTGCGCGCGTTTGCTGCGGCCGTGGCGGTGCTCATCATCGCCTGCCCCTGTGCCATGGGGCTTGCCGTGCCCACGGCTGTCATGGTGTCCACCGGCAAGGGCGCGGAGCTTGGCGTGCTGTTCAAGGGTGGCGAGGTGCTGCAGCGTGCCGGCGATATCACCACGGTGGTGCTCGACAAGACTGGCACCGTGACAGAAGGTCGACCCACGGTCACCGATGTAGTGGCGGCGCCCGGCGGCGCGTTTGACAGTCAGGCGCACACGCCCGACGACCTGCTGGCGATCACCGCGTCGCTGGAAACGCTCAGCGAACACCCGCTGGCCGACGCGATCGTACGAGAGGCGCGCACGCGCGGGCTTGCCGTGCAGGCTCCGCAGTCGTTTGAATCGCATACGGGGCGCGGCGCCATTGGTGTGGTGGACGGGTTCGCGGTCACCGTGGGAAACGAGTCGCTGCTGGCCGACTATGCCGTTGATGTCACTCCGCTTCGCGCGGTGGCGAACCAGCTCGCCTCCGACGGCAAGACACCCATGTTCATTGCGGTGGATGGCGCCCTGGCCGGCGTGATTGCCGTGGCCGATCCCATCAAGGCGTCCTCACGTGCCGCGATTGGGCGTCTGCACGTGATGGGGCTCGAGGTGGTGATGCTTACCGGCGACCATCAGCGCACGGCCAACGCCATCGCGAAGGAAGCGCAGATCGATCGCGTGGTGGCCGGCGTGTTGCCCGAAGGGAAAGTGGCCGAGATCAAGCGGCTGCAGGCCGAGGGCAAGGTGGTGGCGATGGTGGGCGACGGTATCAACGATGCACCGGCATTGGCGCAGGCCGATGTGGGCATGGCGATTGGCACGGGCACCGATGTAGCCGTAGAGGCCGGTGATGTGGTGCTCATGCGCGGTGACCTGCACAGCGCCGCGCAAGCTATCGAGCTCTCGCGTCGGACCATGCGCACCATGCAACAGAATCTGTTCTGGGCGTTCCTGTACAACGTGATTGGTATTCCCATTGCAGCCGGTGCGCTCTACCCCGCGTTTGGACTGCTGTTGAGTCCCATTCTCGCCAGCGCCGCCATGGCGTTCAGCTCGGTGAGCGTAGTCACGAACAGTTTGCGCCTGCGCGGCGCGCGGATCGCGTGA
- a CDS encoding heavy-metal-associated domain-containing protein yields MTQLTMHISGMSCGHCVGAVKKALEGSKGVTVDQVAIGSATVHYDEGATSPDQIKHAVEAEGYAVTSAA; encoded by the coding sequence ATGACGCAGCTCACGATGCACATCAGTGGCATGTCCTGTGGCCACTGTGTTGGCGCCGTCAAGAAGGCCCTGGAGGGGTCGAAGGGGGTCACGGTCGATCAGGTCGCCATTGGCAGTGCGACGGTCCACTACGACGAAGGCGCCACATCGCCCGACCAGATCAAGCACGCCGTGGAAGCGGAAGGCTACGCGGTGACTTCGGCGGCATGA
- a CDS encoding VIT family protein → MAHREMHRTEHIGWLRAAVLGANDGLISTSSLVVGVAAAQSAREPVLLAALAGLVAGALSMAAGEYVSVSSQSDTEQADLSRERGELAADPEYELSELAGIYVGRGLTPELAGQVAVQLTAHDALGAHARDELGLSHMTRARPLQAALSSAAAFAVGAALPLLLVVFLPLSGLSMIVVAASLVLLVGLGSLAAYLGGAPMWRGAARVAFWGAMAMGATALVGRLFGTVA, encoded by the coding sequence ATGGCACATCGCGAAATGCACCGCACCGAGCACATCGGCTGGCTTCGAGCCGCTGTCCTCGGCGCCAATGATGGTCTGATTTCCACCAGCAGTCTTGTTGTTGGCGTAGCGGCGGCGCAATCGGCGCGCGAGCCGGTGCTGCTGGCGGCGTTGGCGGGTTTGGTGGCCGGTGCCCTGTCGATGGCCGCCGGCGAGTACGTCTCGGTGAGCTCGCAGTCCGATACCGAGCAGGCCGATCTCTCGCGCGAACGCGGGGAGTTGGCGGCCGATCCCGAATACGAACTGTCCGAGTTGGCCGGGATCTATGTCGGTCGGGGACTGACGCCCGAACTGGCAGGGCAGGTTGCCGTTCAGCTGACGGCGCACGACGCGCTCGGCGCCCATGCGCGCGACGAGTTGGGGCTTTCGCACATGACGCGTGCACGACCCCTTCAGGCTGCGTTGTCGTCCGCCGCGGCGTTCGCCGTCGGCGCCGCCTTGCCGCTGCTGCTGGTCGTCTTTCTGCCCCTGTCCGGACTCTCGATGATCGTGGTGGCTGCGTCGCTGGTGTTGTTGGTCGGTCTGGGCTCGCTGGCGGCCTATCTGGGGGGCGCCCCCATGTGGCGTGGTGCGGCCCGCGTGGCGTTCTGGGGAGCGATGGCGATGGGTGCCACGGCCTTGGTGGGGCGGCTCTTCGGCACGGTCGCGTAG